A genomic window from bacterium includes:
- a CDS encoding PaaI family thioesterase: MKEVARYKHCFVCGEENPGGLKAKFLWDGKEVHSTVIASPNHEGYNGIYHGGIVASLLDEVMVKAILALGHFAVTAEMTVRYKKPVRIGETIHYTGRIIEQKGRLFTTEGEAVNDQGELLATATARYLEARAGLKAQLQNVGD; this comes from the coding sequence ATGAAAGAAGTTGCCCGATACAAACACTGCTTCGTCTGCGGAGAAGAGAACCCCGGTGGACTGAAAGCAAAATTCCTCTGGGATGGGAAAGAGGTTCATTCGACCGTCATCGCTTCGCCAAACCACGAAGGCTACAACGGGATCTACCACGGCGGCATTGTCGCGTCATTGTTGGACGAAGTGATGGTGAAAGCGATCTTGGCGCTCGGCCATTTTGCCGTCACCGCTGAGATGACGGTTCGCTACAAGAAGCCGGTGCGGATTGGTGAAACGATCCACTATACCGGACGAATAATCGAGCAGAAGGGACGCCTGTTTACGACTGAGGGAGAGGCGGTCAACGACCAGGGGGAACTGCTGGCGACAGCCACAGCCAGGTACCTTGAAGCTCGGGCTGGCCTGAAAGCCCAGCTCCAGAATGTCGGCGATTGA
- the rpsT gene encoding 30S ribosomal protein S20 has translation MPNHKSNFKRMRTNEKARLRNRTLRSRLRTTVKEVREEETPDAAAKKLLDAQQLLDKAASAGLIHKRNADRNKSRLAKAVKKLAAPKA, from the coding sequence TTGCCGAATCACAAGTCTAATTTTAAGCGCATGCGTACCAACGAGAAAGCCCGGCTTCGCAACCGGACCCTGCGCTCCCGCCTCCGCACCACCGTCAAAGAGGTGCGAGAAGAAGAGACTCCGGACGCCGCCGCCAAGAAGCTTCTGGACGCCCAGCAGCTCCTGGACAAGGCTGCATCGGCCGGTCTGATTCATAAGCGGAATGCCGATCGCAACAAGTCCCGGCTGGCCAAAGCCGTCAAAAAGCTGGCCGCCCCGAAAGCCTAA
- a CDS encoding M28 family peptidase — translation MKYSLAVLLIVVSSLFIAADLSADDLGLIQLNSQEQVARAELILGHALVKVDGKFLVLASTDQQYDLQASGIGFESIRRTADISSLYMILPRTRQAAESGAPNIGPVVASATEMTVVETSASAAASVAEERDYFVIPLADRPVYFHYDPPMHVRAILPTEVYPSDTLIDLVSQDSIYAYNRRLELFYTRYIWSDSIDRARDWMVNKFQQFGYSAITTPTFTYSGGTHYNVKVVKTGTTEPNKVVVIGGHYDTYNAQSPGSIYAPGSDDDGSGTTLTMEVARVLANVPLRKTVIFMPFSAEEVGLIGSNAAAVSFRNAGTNVEAMLNYDMVGYVEDYPWRLNLSSGSNTAYRDLTAANATRLTSLVPNIVSMGSSSDHYPFFQQGFPVCDNIETDFNYDGWHTNLDLTSRMNFNYLTEVVKLAVATVAIVANAASTTSISSIEDVGNGSQLELFWSDCNPQYSYTIFYGPSGSPTDSVQVPPGNCSWVVSGLTEGVTYTFAVYGKPADGYRAIAAPTRSEQSLIAPRAPLSPEAEPGLNSIILSWRSGIEQDVVSYRVYRKLHTETNFTIWQSGVTDTTFTDNQVTALVEYDYAITAVDQLGNESPLSATVSSYPASFDGGILIVDEWIQDYAYFPDQAEQLAWMDTVMGSTPFMVETVETSGAALTKGNAGRFSSIFWMDEDIFTKILTNSNSTLDWYLSNPTNVMIDGYQTIQNWSTYTVPPDHLLRREFGVSNFNYSSSVGFIGAFGDNGWPSVQLDPGRGLSRIWDTPIVTPVAGATVIYRFDASSNNAGFEGEPCGLAVDGPTGKRIILTFPIYYLTASSATALLEKAKQFFGESSNTSLPGDINMTGGVDLSDLSLMIAYLTISHLTLPNPNGADVNGSCNIDLTDLSTLIQYLLLSTPQLQPGCMN, via the coding sequence ATGAAATACTCGCTCGCGGTTCTGCTGATAGTGGTCAGCTCGTTATTCATTGCGGCTGATCTCTCCGCCGATGATCTCGGCTTGATCCAACTCAACTCACAAGAACAGGTGGCACGCGCCGAGTTGATCCTCGGACATGCCCTGGTCAAGGTCGACGGGAAATTTCTCGTCCTGGCGTCGACCGACCAGCAATACGATCTGCAGGCTTCAGGTATCGGATTCGAGTCGATCCGCAGGACTGCCGATATCAGTTCGCTGTATATGATCCTCCCGCGCACGCGACAGGCGGCTGAGTCCGGGGCGCCGAATATCGGCCCGGTCGTCGCATCCGCGACCGAAATGACTGTAGTGGAGACTTCGGCTTCCGCCGCGGCATCGGTTGCCGAAGAACGCGACTATTTCGTCATTCCGCTGGCCGACCGACCGGTCTATTTCCATTACGATCCGCCCATGCATGTTCGGGCGATCTTGCCAACCGAAGTCTATCCGTCGGATACATTGATCGACCTGGTCAGTCAGGATTCGATTTACGCGTACAATCGCCGTCTTGAGCTGTTCTATACGCGGTACATCTGGTCCGATTCGATCGACCGTGCGCGAGACTGGATGGTCAACAAATTCCAGCAGTTCGGCTACAGTGCTATCACCACTCCAACCTTCACTTATAGCGGTGGCACTCATTACAACGTGAAAGTGGTCAAGACCGGAACGACCGAGCCAAATAAGGTGGTTGTGATTGGCGGCCATTATGACACCTACAACGCACAGAGTCCCGGCTCAATTTATGCTCCGGGATCTGATGACGATGGTTCCGGGACTACTTTGACAATGGAGGTTGCGCGCGTCCTGGCCAATGTCCCCTTGCGCAAAACCGTTATCTTTATGCCTTTCTCCGCTGAGGAAGTGGGGCTGATCGGCTCAAATGCCGCCGCTGTTTCGTTCAGGAATGCCGGAACGAATGTTGAAGCGATGCTCAACTATGATATGGTCGGCTATGTAGAGGACTATCCCTGGAGACTGAATTTGTCAAGCGGCTCCAATACCGCTTATCGCGATCTAACCGCGGCCAACGCGACCCGATTGACCTCCCTCGTGCCGAACATCGTCTCTATGGGGTCCAGCTCCGATCACTACCCGTTTTTCCAGCAGGGATTCCCGGTCTGCGATAATATCGAAACAGATTTTAATTACGACGGTTGGCATACCAATCTCGACCTCACCTCGCGGATGAACTTCAATTACCTGACCGAAGTGGTGAAGTTGGCGGTGGCGACAGTCGCGATAGTAGCGAATGCCGCCTCGACTACCAGCATCTCGAGTATTGAAGATGTCGGCAATGGTTCACAGCTTGAACTTTTCTGGAGCGACTGCAATCCGCAATACAGCTACACCATCTTCTACGGTCCATCGGGTTCGCCAACTGACTCCGTCCAGGTACCACCGGGGAACTGCTCGTGGGTTGTCTCCGGATTAACCGAAGGTGTCACGTACACATTTGCTGTGTATGGAAAGCCTGCGGATGGATACCGCGCTATCGCGGCCCCGACTCGAAGCGAGCAATCGTTGATCGCTCCCCGCGCGCCGCTTTCTCCGGAGGCAGAGCCAGGGCTCAACAGCATTATCCTGAGCTGGCGCTCCGGCATCGAGCAGGATGTCGTTTCGTATCGAGTATACCGTAAACTTCACACCGAGACCAATTTCACGATCTGGCAATCCGGAGTCACGGATACCACCTTCACGGACAATCAGGTCACCGCTCTGGTTGAATACGACTACGCAATTACGGCTGTCGATCAGTTGGGGAATGAATCACCGCTCTCAGCCACAGTCTCAAGTTATCCGGCGAGTTTCGATGGCGGTATTCTCATCGTCGATGAGTGGATTCAGGATTATGCTTATTTCCCCGATCAAGCCGAACAGCTTGCCTGGATGGACACCGTCATGGGGAGCACTCCCTTCATGGTCGAGACCGTTGAAACTAGCGGCGCAGCGCTGACCAAGGGAAACGCCGGCCGGTTTTCATCGATCTTCTGGATGGATGAAGATATCTTCACCAAGATTCTGACCAACAGCAACAGCACGCTTGACTGGTACTTGAGTAACCCGACCAACGTGATGATCGATGGTTACCAGACGATCCAGAATTGGTCCACGTACACCGTTCCGCCCGACCATCTGCTTCGTCGGGAATTTGGCGTGTCCAACTTCAATTACAGTAGTTCAGTTGGATTCATCGGTGCATTCGGCGACAATGGCTGGCCATCCGTCCAGTTGGATCCGGGGAGAGGGCTGAGTCGTATCTGGGACACTCCTATCGTGACTCCGGTCGCCGGCGCGACCGTTATCTATCGCTTTGATGCTTCCTCCAACAATGCCGGCTTTGAGGGAGAACCGTGCGGTTTGGCGGTTGATGGTCCTACAGGGAAGAGGATCATTCTCACTTTCCCTATCTACTACCTGACAGCCTCATCAGCCACCGCGCTTCTCGAGAAGGCCAAGCAGTTCTTTGGGGAGTCATCAAACACCAGTTTGCCTGGCGACATCAATATGACCGGTGGAGTCGATCTGTCCGATCTCTCTCTTATGATCGCCTATCTGACAATTTCTCATCTGACCTTGCCCAATCCGAATGGCGCCGATGTCAACGGCTCGTGCAACATTGATCTGACAGACCTTTCGACCTTGATTCAATATCTGCTGTTGTCCACGCCTCAACTTCAGCCCGGATGTATGAACTAG